The genomic interval CGGGTGCCGGACCGCGACATCGACGGCGCGGTGTTCGGGATCCCTCTCGCCGATGACGGCACGCTGCCGGCCCCCAGCGGGGCCCGCAAGGACGACGCCGCCTGGTTTGACGGCTCACCGACCCCCGGTGAGCAGGGCCCCGCGGTGATCGAGGGCCACGTGACCTACAGCGGGAAGCCCTCGGTGTTCTTCGAGCTCGGCGCGGTGCGCAAGGGCGACCGCGTCGACGTGGAGCGCGCGGACGGGAGCACCGCGACCTTCGAGGTCTACGACGTCGGCCGCTTCCCCAAGGACTCCTTCCCCACCTGGGCCGTGTACGAGAACACGTCGAGCGCCGAGCTGCGCATGATCACCTGCGGCGGCACGGTCGACGCGGCGGGGCGCCATGCGGACAACGTGATCGTCTTCGCGAGGCTCGTCGACGAGGGATGACCCTCGCCTCGCACCGCAGGAGCGGTCCGCCTCAGGAGTAGTCGAGCGCGGCCAGGACGGTCGTCGGCTGCTCCGAACCCCCGGCGGGCTCGAGGCTGATGGCGGCTCCCTCGGCAGACCCCGCGGACAGCAGTGTGCGGGAGTCGCCGTCATCGTCGGGGTGGACCAGCCCTGCGCTCACGGGGCCCTCGGACTCCATGGTCCATGCCTGGTAGTCCTTGCCCGACGGAGCGGCGGGGAGGTCCTCGACCTTCAGCACCGCAGAGCCCAGGGAGGGCGAGCGCACCGCCGTGATCCGCGCCGAGCGCCACGTCGTCGTGTACTCCCGGGCATCGTCCGCCGCGAGCACCTCGTCGATGTCCTTCTCCTCCTGCGAGCGCCAGGGGCGTGCGACGACGAGGCCGGTCGCGACCAGCGCGCTCGCGGCGAGGGCGAACCCTCCGGCGAGGACGGCGCGGCGCCTCGGCCGGCGCCGGGGCGTGGCGTCCTCGGACTCCTCGGGCGCTGTGGGCTCCTCGTCCATCGTGGGCGTCGCGGGCGCCGCATCCGACTCGGCGCTCACGGCCTCCAGGATCCGGTCGCGCAGCGCGGCGGGAGGGGGCGTCTCGAGCCCCTCGGAGAGGCCGACAGTCGTCTCGCGCAGGGAGTCCGCGAGGTCACGGCACTGCGGGCACGTGGCCAGGTGGGCCTCGACCTCCGCGCTCCGGGAGGGGTCGAGGGCGTCGAGCGCGTAGGAGGCCACGAGCGACTCGAGCTCCTCGTGTCCGCCCGCGCGCGGTGCTGCGCCGGTCTCGCTCATCTCTCCTCCTCCCTCGTGTGCTCCGTGCTCATGATCCGGCGCAGGGCCAGCAGGCCGTCCCTGATGCGCGTCTTCGCCGTCCCCAGCGGGATGCTCAGCCGCTCGGCGACCTGCGACTGCGTGAGTCCGTCGAGATAGGCCAGACGGATCGCCTCGCTCTGTCTGTCCGACAGCTGCGAGAGCGCGCCGCGCACGTGGCTCGCCTCGATGCCGTCCAGAGCCGTCTCGCTGGTCGGGTCGGGCTGCTCCGTCGACGATCGTGATTCGTAGGCGACATCGCGATCGGATTGCGACTGTGACGCGCGCACCCTGTCCACCGCGCGGCGGTGGGCCATGGTGAGGATCCAGGCCAGGGCCGATCCCCTAGACGGGTCGAAGGACGATGCCCGGCGGAACACCTCGAGGTACACCTCCTGGGTGACCTCCTCGGACTGCGCCCGGTCCCTCAGCACCCTCAGCACGAGGCCGAACACGCGCGCGCTCGTGGAGTCGTAGAGCCGGGGGAAGGCCTCGGCATCGCCTCCGGCGACCGCGAGCAGGAGTCCGCGCAGGACGTCCGCGGATGCCGTCGCCGCGGGGGCGGGCTCCTCCTCGGGCGTCGTCATCCGGCCATCCTACGGGCGGGGCGTGGGCGTTCGATCACGCGGCCCCGGACGTCGCCGGTGCGACCGGCGCGTCGACCTGGGCGGACTCCGTGCCGCTCATCGATTCCATCGAGTGCACGTGGGGGCTGAGGTTCACGAGCAGGCCGGTGACGGCCAGCACCCCCAGCAGCAGCGCGGCCTCGCGCCGCATGATCCGCAGCAGGCGCTCCCAGGGGGCGTCGGCCGAGGCGATCGCCGGCAGCAGGCGGGTGCGGTTCCACGCCGCCAGCCCCACCGCGACGGCGACGACCACGAGCTTGACGAGCAGCGTGCGACCCCACGCCGAGGTCACCAGCGCCGACGGTGTGTCCAGGATCAGCACCGCCATCGTGGTGCCGCTGGCTGCGAGCACCAGCACGCTGACCAGCGCCACGAGGGAGAACCGCCGCACCACGGCCACGCCCTCCGCGGCCGCCGAGTGCCGGTGCAGCACCGTGAGCATCGCGATCGCCGCGAGCAGCCCGCCCGACCACACGGCGCCCGCGAGCAGGTGGGCGACATCGGCGACGAGCATCAGGGGACGCGGCGCGATGGACGCAGAATGGCCGACGAGCACCGGGGCGACCATGGCCAGCAGCGCGCCCGGCACGGAGAGCGCGGGCCTGCGCGCCCCGCCCGCCCCGATCACCAGGGCGGCCCCGAGGACCACGGCGCCGGCTCCGACGACGGGCGGGGCGGAGAGCCCCGCGCCCATGCGCGTCCAGCCGGCGGCCTCGGCGGCGGTCACGGGGACGAGGAGGACGGCCGCCGCGGCGGCCACCAGCGCGAGCCCCCGCAGGGCCCTCGTCGCCCGACCCGAGGCCATCACGGCCCGGGCCGCCGCGCCGCGCGCCACGAGCACGGAGCACAGCAGCATGCCCGCCATCACCAGCAGCGAGAGGTACTCGGCCACGGTGAGGACCGGGACCAGCGTGGCCGCCCCCGCGCCCGGTTCCTCGTGCGCCGCGGTATCGGTGCCGGCGCCGGCGTCGGCACCGGTGTCGGAGCCGGCGGACGGCGCGGCAGGGATCGTGGAGGGGGCGCCGACGGAGAAGTCGAGGGTCCCCGTCACCGGATGCCCGTCGGCCGAGACCACCCGATAGGTGAGCACGTAGCTGCCGTCGGGGAGGTCCGAGGGCAGCGCGGCGAGCACGTCGTCGTCGCGCGAGTGCGCCTCGAGGGTCGTGGAGGTGCCGTCGGGGCGGGTCAGGCGGGTCTCTCCGTCGATCGGCCGCACGTGCTCGTCGAAGGTGAGGGTCGCCGAGGCGGGGGCGTGCTCGAGGACGGTCCCGTCGGCGGGGCTGCTCGACTCCAGCTGCGCGTGGGCGAGCGCGGGAGCCGCTCCGCCGAGCATCAGCAGCAGGCCGAGGATGCTCCCGAGCAGCACCCGCAGTGCAGGGATCCGGAGGTGCGTCACGACGGGATCAGCGCCTCCTGCGCACGGTGATCAGCGCCGCCGCGCCGCACAGCAGCCCGAGCGCGCCGATCACGAGGCTGGTGACGACGAGCGCGGTGGTCGTCCCGTCGAGCGCCGCCTGGGGCTGGGCGACGGCGGTCGCGGTGGAGGACTCATCGGAGGCCGCGACGGAGACGGAGGGCGCCGGGGACTCGAGGTCGTCCTCGCTCTGCCCCTTCTTCGGCACCTGCGTCCACGCGGTCTCGCCCTTCTCGCAGGTCTGGGTGGTGGGGAAGGTGAGCGTGGTGCCCGCGGCGTCCTCGGGGATCTGCAGGGAGAGCTCGAAGCTGTCGCGCTCGCCGTCGGGCAGCGGGGTCTTCGCCGTGTACACGACCTGGGCGTCGCGCTCGGTGACCTCGTTGCCGTCGGCGTCGGTCTCGGGATCGGCGAGCTTCTCGCGCTTCGTCGTGACGTCGTAGTAGGGGTTGCGCGTGGGCGTGACCTCGTCGACCCCCTCGGGCAGATCGATGGCGACCTTCGTGGTGGCCGAGCCGTCGCAGCCGTGCGGAACGCTGAAGGTGACCACGGTGTACGCGCCGGCGGTCGTGTCCGCGGCGCTCGCGGTCACGTGCGCCTGCGCGGCCGCGGGCACGGCGAAGGCGAGCCCTGCGGCGGCGAGGCCGAGAGCTGCGCGGAAGGGGAGTCGGCGTGCGGTGTTCGCAGTCATGGCTGTCCTCGAGGTGGGGGGATCGGCAGGGATTCGGATTCGGACGGGGATCGGATGGGTCGATCAGTGCAGCAACATGAGCCAGCAGGCCAGGGCCATGGCGAGGTCCATCGCTGCCATCATCCGCAGGCCCGCGCGCGGGCCGGGCGACTCGTGCGCCTCCGCCAGCTGCAGCAGGCCGGAGACCGCCAGCGCGCCCGTGAAGGCCACGCCCAGCAGGCCCGCGCCGGTCGGCAGCATGGTCATCGAGTGGGTGCTCGAGCCGGGATCGGCCGACATGGTCACCACCATCCAGACCATCGCCAGCATCATCACCGCGTGCTGGCCCTGGTGCAGCGGGCCGTGGACGCTCGCGTCCGTGCGGCCCTCTGCGAGCTGCAGCAGGGCGAGCAGGGCGAACCACGCGGTCGCGACGGCGAACAGGATGATCTGAGGGAGCGCCGGGAGCGCGTTCCACCAGGACCAGGACATGGCGACCATGACGACGCACATGAGCACGTGCAGGAGGTCGCCCACGAGGTCGACGGGCCGGTCGCGATGGCGCACCGCGCGCGCGAGCGCATGGACGCCGAGCGCGGCGAACACGATGCTGAGCGCCACCGCGCCGATCGTCCCGTGCATCCCGCTCCGCCCGTCGTAGTTCTACGTTCTGTAGAGAACACTAGGGCCGGCCGACGGGGGCCGCAAATCGACCGGCGGCGCGCTCAGCGCCCGGAGCGCCCCGAGCGCCCGGAGCGCGGCCGCCGCGAGCGGAAGTTCTGCAGGCGCAGCGAGTTGTGCACGACGAACACCGAGGACAGCGACATCGCGCCCGCAGCGATGAGCGGGTTCAGCAGGCCGATCGCCGCGATCGGGATCGCCGCCACGTTGTAGCCGAAGGCCCACACGAGGTTCGTGCGGATGGTGCGGTTGGTGGCCCGGGAGAGCGCGATCGCGTCGATCACGGCGAAGAGGTCCTCGCGCACCAGGATGATGTCCGAGGACTTCAGGGCGACATCGGTGCCGGTCACCATGCCCAGCCCCAGGTCCGCCGCGGCCAGCGCCGCGGCGTCGTTGATGCCGTCGCCCACCATCGCCACCGAGTGGCCCTCGGCGCGCAGCTCCTCGATCGCCGCGGCCTTGCCCGTGGGCAGCACGCCCGCGCGCACGTCGTCGATGCCGAGGTCCGCGGCCGCGCGCCGGGCGGCGGCCTCGGAGTCGCCGGTGAGCAGCACGGTGCGCAGTCCCGCCTCGTGGAGGGCGGCGATCGCACCGCGCGCATCGGGCTTGATCTCGTCGGCCAGCACGATCGCGCCGACGGCCGCGCCCTCGCGGGCGACGAGCACCGCCGAGCGCCCGGAGGCCTC from Brachybacterium kimchii carries:
- the sigK gene encoding ECF RNA polymerase sigma factor SigK, producing the protein MTTPEEEPAPAATASADVLRGLLLAVAGGDAEAFPRLYDSTSARVFGLVLRVLRDRAQSEEVTQEVYLEVFRRASSFDPSRGSALAWILTMAHRRAVDRVRASQSQSDRDVAYESRSSTEQPDPTSETALDGIEASHVRGALSQLSDRQSEAIRLAYLDGLTQSQVAERLSIPLGTAKTRIRDGLLALRRIMSTEHTREEER
- a CDS encoding DUF5134 domain-containing protein — translated: MHGTIGAVALSIVFAALGVHALARAVRHRDRPVDLVGDLLHVLMCVVMVAMSWSWWNALPALPQIILFAVATAWFALLALLQLAEGRTDASVHGPLHQGQHAVMMLAMVWMVVTMSADPGSSTHSMTMLPTGAGLLGVAFTGALAVSGLLQLAEAHESPGPRAGLRMMAAMDLAMALACWLMLLH
- a CDS encoding YcnI family protein codes for the protein MTANTARRLPFRAALGLAAAGLAFAVPAAAQAHVTASAADTTAGAYTVVTFSVPHGCDGSATTKVAIDLPEGVDEVTPTRNPYYDVTTKREKLADPETDADGNEVTERDAQVVYTAKTPLPDGERDSFELSLQIPEDAAGTTLTFPTTQTCEKGETAWTQVPKKGQSEDDLESPAPSVSVAASDESSTATAVAQPQAALDGTTTALVVTSLVIGALGLLCGAAALITVRRRR
- a CDS encoding anti-sigma factor codes for the protein MSETGAAPRAGGHEELESLVASYALDALDPSRSAEVEAHLATCPQCRDLADSLRETTVGLSEGLETPPPAALRDRILEAVSAESDAAPATPTMDEEPTAPEESEDATPRRRPRRRAVLAGGFALAASALVATGLVVARPWRSQEEKDIDEVLAADDAREYTTTWRSARITAVRSPSLGSAVLKVEDLPAAPSGKDYQAWTMESEGPVSAGLVHPDDDGDSRTLLSAGSAEGAAISLEPAGGSEQPTTVLAALDYS
- a CDS encoding class F sortase, yielding MSSKTTQHRRGGRLWAAAASGALCVAGLVLLIVFLVDQEPPPPQAPAAQTASSSSDSSSSSGATTPPSSDAEQTPSTSAAPSTPAALPASKPVRVRVPDRDIDGAVFGIPLADDGTLPAPSGARKDDAAWFDGSPTPGEQGPAVIEGHVTYSGKPSVFFELGAVRKGDRVDVERADGSTATFEVYDVGRFPKDSFPTWAVYENTSSAELRMITCGGTVDAAGRHADNVIVFARLVDEG
- a CDS encoding copper resistance CopC/CopD family protein, with the protein product MTHLRIPALRVLLGSILGLLLMLGGAAPALAHAQLESSSPADGTVLEHAPASATLTFDEHVRPIDGETRLTRPDGTSTTLEAHSRDDDVLAALPSDLPDGSYVLTYRVVSADGHPVTGTLDFSVGAPSTIPAAPSAGSDTGADAGAGTDTAAHEEPGAGAATLVPVLTVAEYLSLLVMAGMLLCSVLVARGAAARAVMASGRATRALRGLALVAAAAAVLLVPVTAAEAAGWTRMGAGLSAPPVVGAGAVVLGAALVIGAGGARRPALSVPGALLAMVAPVLVGHSASIAPRPLMLVADVAHLLAGAVWSGGLLAAIAMLTVLHRHSAAAEGVAVVRRFSLVALVSVLVLAASGTTMAVLILDTPSALVTSAWGRTLLVKLVVVAVAVGLAAWNRTRLLPAIASADAPWERLLRIMRREAALLLGVLAVTGLLVNLSPHVHSMESMSGTESAQVDAPVAPATSGAA